TAGCTAAGTTTAAAATATTTAGAATTTCTTATAAGAAATTGAAAAAATAAAGGGCATGTAGCTCAGTTGGATAGAGCATCAGATTCCGGTTCTGAAAGTCGGGGGTTCAAATCCCTCCATGCTCGTAAAATAATTTTAAAGTTTGTATCCCATTACTCTTATTCCATTTGGATCTAATATGAATCCATTTTCCTCTAAACTTGAAAATGAAGAGACTGGAGCCTGTACAGAAATACTGCAACCTGGCATTTCTCTATTTATTTTCTCAAGAGTTAATTGAAGCAATATTGAATAATAAAGTTGCTGATTATTCCCTGGCAATGCACATAAATTCCATAAGTTAGCATTCAAGCCCCTGTCGGAAGTAACCCTTACAAAGGCATATAATTTATTTTTTAATTCACTCTGTATGGTAAAAAAGAAATTACTTTTCTGAATAGCCTCAGAAAGAGGTTTTATTGGAAATGTCTCACAACCACAATTCGCTAATAGTTTGTTAACTTCTTTAGCTAATGGGATTTTCGAAGAGTTAACAAAATAACCTTCTGGAAGAACAAGTTTTTTTTTAGAAAAATATTGCAATTATCAACCTGTATTTCTCATGCCAGCTGCTATCCCATTAATAGTTAAAAGTGCCCCCCTTAATAATTCACTTCTACTGTAGGCTCTTCTAGATTCATCTTTATCAATAATAAATTCGCTAATTGGGGGTTGTCTTGTTTGGTCTCTAAGTCTTCTTAAAAGTGAAACCTGTAAAAATCCCAAAGGGATGATTGTCTTGTTTCTCAAGCTTACGGATGATTTTAAGTCTCTATCAGATTCGAGAAGGTTATTTTTACCAGTAATTTCAAGTATTAAAGATTTTGTAAGATTGTATTCTTTAGAAATTACTTCAAAAATAATATCAAAAGATTCTTTATTTTCTTTACTGCCAAGAGTATCAACATAATACTTAGCAACTTCCAAATCCACCTTAGACAATGTCATTTCTACCTTAGATATAAGCATCCTAAAAAATGGCCATCTTTGATGCAAAACTCTTAATAATTCAATTTGTTGTGGGTCTGAATTTAATTCTGATGATAATGCAGTGCCAACTCCAAACCAACTTGGCAGAAGAAATCTACTTTGCGTCCAACCAAATACCCATGGAATAGCTCTTAAACTTGACAAATCTTTTGCACCTTTTTTTCTTCTCGCAGGCCTACTAGATATCTGTAATTTACTGATTTCTTCGATTGGCGTAACCTCTTGAAAGAAATTTAACAAATCAGGATTCTCATGCACTAATTTTCTGTAATGAGACCTCGATGTTTCTGCGAGCCTAGACATTAATTGATTCCATTCTGGAGTAGCGTCAAGTCTATTATTTACCAAACTATTTTGTATAACAGCTGTAGTAACAGTCTCAAGATTGTATAAAGCCAGTTCAGGAAGACTATATTTAGAAGCTAAAACTTCACCTTGTTCTGTTATTTTAATGCGTCCTTTTAAAGTACCGCTAGGTTGAGCCAATATTGCTTGATAAGCTGGCCCTCCGCCTCGCCCTACAGAACCACCTCTTCCATGAAAAAGTCTAAGTAATAGATTATTTCTACTTGCAAGATTTTGAAGCGCAATTTGAGCTCTATGAATTTCCCAATTACTAGAAACAAACCCTGAATCTTTATTGCTGTCAGAATAGCCAAGCATTAATTCTTGAAGAGGTTTAAACGATTCTCCAACTTTTGGCAATAATGATCTATAAAAATCTAATTTGAACAACTTTTCCATTACTTCTGGTGCTCTTTTAAGATCTTCAACAGTTTCGAAAAGAGGTACAACTAATAATTTTGACTTTTGTGAATTTTGATCCAGAAGTCCCATTTCTTTTGCCAATAAGAGAACTTCAAGCAAATCAGATGCACTATGACTCATTGAAATTACATAAGAATGACAAATACGACTTCCAAATTCATGCTGCAATCTCTTAACCATTTTAAAAACTGAAAAAGTTTCTTCTGTGGTTTTTGTCCAGTTCACACCAGCAGGAATTAAAGGCCTTTTTGTATTTAACTCTTCTACAAGCCATTTAATTTTCTCTTCCTCAGACATTTGGTCATATGACACAGATAAATCCAAATAATTTGTAAGCTCTTGAATTGCATCACTATGCCTTGTACTTTCTTGACGAATATCTAAACTTGCTAAAGAAAATCCAAAAATATGAACCTGAGTAAGTAGATTGTTTACAGACTCGCAAGTTAAATCAGTACTTATCAGGCTATTTTTTATTAATTCGAGATCATAAGTAAATTCATTCACAGACTTATAACATAAGTTTTCAACTTTATCGTGATTTTTGTTATCAATTTCTCCCTCTAAGTCAAATTTCCACCCATTATCAGCTAATAAATTATTTCTTTCTTGTGTTAATCTTAATTTTTCTAAAATATAACTTAATTTCAACCTGTAAGGTTCTGATCTATACCTTGTAGCCCTTGCTTCATAGATTTCAGGGAACTTAACCCTGTCCGTTTCGAGTGACTCTAATAGAGAAGAACTGACTTGACTCCATTGCATCGAGACACTTAATTGATCTCTAAGATTAGATGTCGCAATAATATATCTTTCCAACATCAACTGCCTTTGATAACAAGCAGTTCTCCATGTTATCTCGGGAGTAACCGATGGATTACCGTCCCTATCGGAGCCTACCCAAGAACCGAAGTTACAAAAAGATTCAGAGGGCAATTGGACATCTGGATAATTTTCGGTTAGTGCTTCGGTGATCCTGCCCCTTAATTGAGGCATCGCATTAAATAAAACTTGCTGAAAATAATGCAAGGCATAATCTACTTCGTCTAAAACTGATGGTTTAAATTGATGCAATTCATCTGTTCTCCACCAAAGTCTTACTTCCTCTTTTAATTGGGTTTTTAGAGAGTTTTTTTCTTCTTTTGTTAGAAATTGCTCAATCTGTATTTTTTTTAACAAATTTGCTACTCTCGTTTGCTTATGTCGAATCGTATGTCTTACTATCTCAGTCGGATGCGCAGTAAAAACTAAACGAATATCCATTTCCTGCAACAACTCTTCTAATTTCCCTGGTGGTACATTTAATTTCCTCAGCCTATAAAATAATTCTCTGAAAGTAACTGGAGCATTTTGCCTAGCCAATGCTGGAGCAAAAGGATCAAGATTGTCGGGCGATTTTTGAACATCCTTATTGGTAAAGCTCTGAATATATCTATCTTCCTCAACTCTTTGTTCCAAAATATTAACTAGTTGAAAATACAATGAAAACGCCCTTGCTGCTGCAATGGATTCTGCTAAATCCATAGAATTAACAATATCAACTATTTCATTTTTAAAAGTTTTTGAACTATCACCATCAATTTGTTTTGAATAACTTAATTCTTTAAGCTGTATCAATCTCTCTGCCTGATCATCTGGACATTCCTCTCTGAGTACAGATTCCCATAGATCTTCTATTAAAAGACGATTTTTATCAAGTGGATCATTGTTATTTATCAGATCCAAGTTATTATTTTTTATCTGTCGAAAAGATTCCATATAAACATTATGTCACAAGTGAAAATGTTAAGATCAAATGTTTATTTAAATAATTAAACATTCTCGCCTTCACTCCTAATCATATCTTCGATAGAAATTTTCATTATTTGTTCAATAGAAAGACCTTTTTCATATTGATTTATCCATTTCATAGATTGATTACCTTCTTCGAGGACTTTATAGATAGGCTTCAAAAGATGTTTCATACCAAAATTTTCTGCTGTGGATGACAAATCTGATAATAAGTTTTGAATCCAATCTCTACAAACAATTTTTTTGCCATCCTTCCAGTGAATTAATTCTGAATTCAAACTATCTTTAGCAGCATTAGTTTCATTTTGATCACATATTTCTGATAATTTATCAATAGAAAAAAAACTGGCATTCAATGGATCTAAAGTATTTATATTTTCAAAAAGATTTAAAATCCTTAGTTCTATCATGGCAGTTATCCCTAAAAGCAAGTTAATATCATAAACAAAATCACAAATTCTTAATTCCAAACGATCAAGAATTAAAGGTCTTTGGGGACCATTTGGTCTGATTGAAGACCAAAAATGACGGATATTCTGCATATTTTTATTAGCTATATTTTCCTCTATCCAATTGATATAAGAATTATGATTTATAAAAAAAGGCACCTTACTTGGTGTTTTTGGAAACTGCATCCATCTCTGAGAATGATTCTCCGTAATTCTATTATTTAAAAAAGGAGAACTAGCACTTAGGGATAGATATAATGGAGCCTCAGATCTTATCAGCCTAACAGCCGCAAATAGCTTATCTAAATCATCTATTCCTATGTTTATATGTACACTTGAAGTTGCGATAGAGGTTCCATAATTTTCTTGTATGAATTGGTGATAAACATTATCAATATCAGATCTTTGAAATTGAATATCGTGTTTAAAACAAAGAGTGGATGAAGGAATGATTGTTAACTTTTTTTTGTTGAGCCATCGTCTTAACTTTTTTCTTGGAGTTATTAATTTCTCATATAAAAAATCGTAGTCTTTTTCAGGTGTTGTTATGTATTCAACGTTTCTATTATCTGGCTCTTTTACAAAATCAGGAAATTTTTTCTCAATTTCAGCAGAAACACCAATATGAGAATTTAAAGAACCTGTGAAAAGTTCCACCTCAAAACCCTTATAAAGATTATTTTGGCTCATTTATTTATCCAAACAGGCTAATGCTTTTAGTATCCCCTTTGCTTTATTTATCGTCTCTCGATATTCATTTTCAGGAAAAGAATCAGCAACTATTCCAGCTCCTGCTTGCACTGAAACATCATATTTCCCATCTCTTGAGGGTTTAACTATCATAGTTCTTATCGTAATTGCTGTATTTAGTGCACCATTGATATCAATAGATCCGTAGACACCAGCATAAGGTCCTCTAGGATCTTTTTCAAAGTGCTTAATCAATTGCATAGCTCTTATTTTTGGCGCACCAGTTACTGTCCCAGCGGGAAAAGATGCTTTTAGCAAATCCCAAACATCAGCATTATGTTGTAAGACCCCCTCAACTTCACTAACTATATGCATAACATGTGAATATCTCTCAATAACCATTAAATCCTTTACC
The genomic region above belongs to Prochlorococcus marinus XMU1405 and contains:
- a CDS encoding N-acetyltransferase, which encodes MQYFSKKKLVLPEGYFVNSSKIPLAKEVNKLLANCGCETFPIKPLSEAIQKSNFFFTIQSELKNKLYAFVRVTSDRGLNANLWNLCALPGNNQQLYYSILLQLTLEKINREMPGCSISVQAPVSSFSSLEENGFILDPNGIRVMGYKL
- the ppc gene encoding phosphoenolpyruvate carboxylase; the protein is MESFRQIKNNNLDLINNNDPLDKNRLLIEDLWESVLREECPDDQAERLIQLKELSYSKQIDGDSSKTFKNEIVDIVNSMDLAESIAAARAFSLYFQLVNILEQRVEEDRYIQSFTNKDVQKSPDNLDPFAPALARQNAPVTFRELFYRLRKLNVPPGKLEELLQEMDIRLVFTAHPTEIVRHTIRHKQTRVANLLKKIQIEQFLTKEEKNSLKTQLKEEVRLWWRTDELHQFKPSVLDEVDYALHYFQQVLFNAMPQLRGRITEALTENYPDVQLPSESFCNFGSWVGSDRDGNPSVTPEITWRTACYQRQLMLERYIIATSNLRDQLSVSMQWSQVSSSLLESLETDRVKFPEIYEARATRYRSEPYRLKLSYILEKLRLTQERNNLLADNGWKFDLEGEIDNKNHDKVENLCYKSVNEFTYDLELIKNSLISTDLTCESVNNLLTQVHIFGFSLASLDIRQESTRHSDAIQELTNYLDLSVSYDQMSEEEKIKWLVEELNTKRPLIPAGVNWTKTTEETFSVFKMVKRLQHEFGSRICHSYVISMSHSASDLLEVLLLAKEMGLLDQNSQKSKLLVVPLFETVEDLKRAPEVMEKLFKLDFYRSLLPKVGESFKPLQELMLGYSDSNKDSGFVSSNWEIHRAQIALQNLASRNNLLLRLFHGRGGSVGRGGGPAYQAILAQPSGTLKGRIKITEQGEVLASKYSLPELALYNLETVTTAVIQNSLVNNRLDATPEWNQLMSRLAETSRSHYRKLVHENPDLLNFFQEVTPIEEISKLQISSRPARRKKGAKDLSSLRAIPWVFGWTQSRFLLPSWFGVGTALSSELNSDPQQIELLRVLHQRWPFFRMLISKVEMTLSKVDLEVAKYYVDTLGSKENKESFDIIFEVISKEYNLTKSLILEITGKNNLLESDRDLKSSVSLRNKTIIPLGFLQVSLLRRLRDQTRQPPISEFIIDKDESRRAYSRSELLRGALLTINGIAAGMRNTG
- the gshA gene encoding glutamate--cysteine ligase, translating into MSQNNLYKGFEVELFTGSLNSHIGVSAEIEKKFPDFVKEPDNRNVEYITTPEKDYDFLYEKLITPRKKLRRWLNKKKLTIIPSSTLCFKHDIQFQRSDIDNVYHQFIQENYGTSIATSSVHINIGIDDLDKLFAAVRLIRSEAPLYLSLSASSPFLNNRITENHSQRWMQFPKTPSKVPFFINHNSYINWIEENIANKNMQNIRHFWSSIRPNGPQRPLILDRLELRICDFVYDINLLLGITAMIELRILNLFENINTLDPLNASFFSIDKLSEICDQNETNAAKDSLNSELIHWKDGKKIVCRDWIQNLLSDLSSTAENFGMKHLLKPIYKVLEEGNQSMKWINQYEKGLSIEQIMKISIEDMIRSEGENV